The genomic stretch gacccacttgctcgtttgccattaaAGGAGAATAAATGAAAAAGGAATGAAATGAACgagtcaaaatcctgctgtcattacacgacatgttgtagctgtgtgtgtaatcattcacttcaactctcgcgGCACTACATACTTATTTTGATGACCGGATAGCCACTGGCTATAGGTACAAAGGACGAGGTCGCGGGTTCCATCCccaaatacgaatgtttgtgttTGGACGTATAATAGTGAGTTTAtctatgtactagcttttgcccgcggcatcgccgcgtggaattcggctgTCGCGCGCCGTCGGGaactctgcatttttccgggataaagagtagcctatgtcattctctgACCCATataatctctatgccaaaaatcacgtcgatccgtcgctccatttcgacgtgaaagacggacaaacatacatacaaacaaacaaacacacaaacttttgcatttatagtattagtatggatggattgcATGAATGGGTATGCAATAGAATttctaaaatcaaaatttcCAAACCGAAATCCCTAAAACTTGCACAAAAAGCCTACTGACTATACTTCGAGGCTTAGGGGCTgttgcaccatccattgattagcgttaaccgacggttaaatgtgataccgtctccgtctattcgaacaaaacaaatagagacggcatcacacctaaccgccagttaacactaatcaatggatggttaaacagccccttagtattttattgtaatgatTAATACCTAACTCTAAAAACATAGCATGACATTGTAAACAAAAGTCAACTGAACTTAATACATTTGATTTTGTGTATTGAGGAATTTCGtctatgagtatgagtattttgatttttgagaCTGCTACAAATCAACTAAACTGATTTCACTTATTAGTAATAAAACAACTTTAGCTCTCAAATTTACCTGTTCATGTCGCAAGCAACACCAATATCTGGTTCAGTTACCACTCGCCTTAAAGCAGCGACTGCGCACATACGTCGTCCAAATTACTATATCATTTTTAAATTGGAATACTTCAGGTTTACAAggtgtattaaaattaattaatgtacaTAGATACTATGAACatagattaattaaatattcaacACTCGAAGAAAAGATAACCTTTGGGCTGCCTTTGGGGGGGAGGGAAAGTTCCCGAATGCTGACAACACGTAAGGCGAGTTGGCAGGCcccccactaggtggactgacgactcgtgagagttgtggataaccggtggatgcaggtgccgagttgtcgttcattgtggcgttctaaagacTTAGGGACGGCCTTTgattaacagtggacgtcttccagctgatgatgaagatcaTTTTTTACAGGATTCAGTCAAACTTGCACAACCATCTGCTGAATTATGCCGCATTAATTGTATGgtgtttattaataatgtttccACGAAACATCGTTCTActttctatcatcatcatcagccaaaagacgtaATTTGTCAAACAAAGGtatctcccttagaacgccacagagAACGAACTTGGCTTTGTTGATGATAAGGAATGAGATAAGTAACACTGGACCGGGGCATCACTTGTTACCTTCCTTAAAAGACTCATTTGGCTGTAGTTTGAGGTAAAATGGTCTTTGCAGAAATGGTTCTGTAGAattgacatttgacattgaAATTAGTAAGTTTATGGAATATTAAGTGTTTATTAAAACATAATCTAATATGCGAGGCCACTTGCGCAAGCACAGGTTTGTATAAATCCCGCAGAAGCGCGCAAAGGACAGCATTAGGTGCCGCGACGCCATGAGATCTATTGTGAGTATTGTTAATCGATAATAATGAAAGAAGTTCCCAAATCAATTTATAAATtatggagttctgaggtaacatttaaaatacctataccaactttaaaaagtttaagaacCTTCCACTATTGTCATATCAAAGTTCagtatttcaaaaacggcttagCCAATTAATAAAACTTAGCTAAGAAACCACTCGACTtaaaaaatcggtttagccatttgGAGGCTACAATGCcatagacacacacatagcggtcaaacttataatacccttctttttgcgtcaggggttaaagcAGAAAATAAGAGATAAGAGAAGATCTTAAGCCAATTgcttgacgaccagatggcctagtggttagagaacctgactatgaagcttgaggtcccgggttcgattcccgtgtcggggcagatatttgtatgaaaaatacgaatgtttgttctcgggtcttgggtgtttaatatgtatttaagttatgtatctatctaaataattatatttatccgttgcttagtacccataacacaagctttgctaaacttactttgggactaggttaattggtgttaattgtcccgttatatataaatatatatatatttttttaattttaatacgagttttagttttttgtgaagtttcgaataaaaaaatctatctaatcttctttttccatacaaacttcgAAACCCCTCGCTATCCTCAGGGAGCGAATTTtcgaaaatcctttcttagcggCTGTCTGCGACATAGTAACTATCAGTGTGCCTTTCAGCGCAGTTCACACACTAGCTTGAGCTGTGGATTGATAGATCAGTCAGTCAGTAACGGTTGCCTTATATTCAgggagcggaattttcatggcatttttgacCTCTCATAGTGACGTCTCACTAAAcgacttccgatatacatacatatatcgataCCCAACATACTACACGTactaaagaatataaaagtagaggtaaacaataggcgacctcacgttaaagagcgatctcttccaattaactttcgagcagttgaaaatgtgaaatagacattatgcaatgaataatgaatggataacaatttctaatttaataatttcagttaagttttttatttcaattttaatgttGGAATTCTTCTCTTGATAATGTTAACAACtgtctctttaaaaaaaaaatttttttttaaatattttccggttttaaactactttttttacagtcaaatatcctTTTGTATCAGAGatttagttcgttgaagtggcgttgggctggacacgtctgtcgcaggaccgatgaacggtggagcagacgagtcctcgaatggagaccacggacggaaaaacgtagtgtagggcgtcctgaggcacggtggacggatgaccttaagaggatcgctggcggcggatggatgcgaggggctgaagacagagtgttgtggcgcgccatggaagaggcctatgtccagcagtgggctgctgtaggctgatgatgatccatttgtatgcggaaaaagaacgctctacataacatgctaagtttacgacaatctaattTAGGGCCTaatatatcgacatcatttaggtagagtcgataagggagaagtcactatgacagtcaaaaaatgccatgaaaattctgCTCTCTgcttatatatatacctacagaAGAAGATGACAGTGCTTTATGATGAGATGACCCTAGAAAATAAATTGAGTGGCTGTCTGTACCTATCTTTGTCATGACAAAAATGTCGACCATGTAgtatcataattcataatagtATCATTAAAATCTTGTTAAAGTgaatattactattattagaCGACTAGTTGGTTGATTGACAATCgtttatatttttgtacaataaaaggGTTCACTTACTATATAAATACTCGATTgcgaaaaaaaatttaatcgatTTTCATTTCTTTGTTCATTTCGCCTTTCCTCATATTTGTTATTTCTAATTTCAGATAGCAACATGCTTCCTCCTAGTGACTGCTTCAGGAGAACGTGTGAAGCGAGGGGGCTGGCAGTCTAGCTACGCCGACAGCTATGCGTCTGCTGGCAGCAGCTACTCTTCATCCAGCCTCCAGGCACCGGCTATTTATGCTCCATCTGGCTGGTCACAAGCCTCGGCTATTTCTGCACCAATTTCTTCAGGCTGGCAATCGTCAATAGCATCAACTCCTGCAATTTCTGCACCAATACCAGTGTCGTCAGGTTGGTCATCAGTGCCTGCTGTGTCTTCCATATCTTCAGCATTACCTTCAGGATGGACGCAATCTAACTTAGCCCCTATTTCATCTGGATGGTCACAGTCAGCGCCCATCTCTGCTCcaatttcttcttctttctcaTCTCCGATTTCTTCTATCTCCTCTCCGATCTCAGCACCAATTTCCTCAGCAGGATGGAGTTCCCCTTCCATCTCCTCCAGTCTACCATCTTCCGGTTGGAGTCAATCTGTTCCAATCTCCTCTTACTCCCCACCCGTCCCAGAACCAATCTTAAATTACGCACCAGCTATAAGCCATTCAGCTAGTCCTTGCGGCAGCTACGGTTGCGGACACGGACATTCCGCACCAATTATTAGTAATCCCGCACCAATTATAAGTCATTCTGCACCGATTATAAGCAATCCCGCTCCAATTATAAGCCATTCCGAGCCGATTATAAGTCATTCCGAGCCGCTTATAAGTCAACCCGCTAGTCCGTGCGGTAGCTACGGTTGCGGATATGGATATTCCGCACCTATTGTCAGCCATTCCGCACCCATTATAAGTCACTCGCATTCTTACCACTCCGCGCCATACCACTCCGCACCTCGTTGTGGCAGCTACGGCTGTGGCAAGCCAAGTTATGCGACAGCCAAGAAAATAGTGCATGTGCAGAAAGCGGTGACGGTTCCCAAAGTggtgcatgtcacgaaatgggtGTCAGTTCCCAAAGTTGTCGCGTACAGGAAACCTGTTAGTTACGGGTATTCGAAGGGGTGGTCGTCGGGATCCAAAGGGTGGTGGTGATACGTCTAGTCAACGCTTTGTGATATTGTGAtactcagttttttttgtttattaatacagtgtttatattaaatatgtttaaagttacattattattgttattataacaacaatattttaatagatAAATGAGAAATAAACGGGGAATCAGATatcaaatttgttttattgtgttttgttATGTAACAGTTTTTATTGACACATAGTTAAGTATAGCAtcttctattatttttataaaagagAAACGTTTTGAATTCACTATCAAGCCTCATTTAGACTTTTCAAGAACCTCCatatgcaagttgcattacatcaaattcaaaattcaaaattcaaatgatttattcagtaaataggccgcaatgggcacttttacacgtcattttttttaaactaccagcgctttcggaaagaccatcattgtcaagaagaatgcgccgcaagaaacttggcagaaagtaattttttcataaaaatataattacaaataaaatacttaaaaactatattatacaattaaagaaaaaaaaatacaaaaaataataatacaagaaatacagggatgtatggggtcccttagttacaatactaaacactaactatatctaaactatatctacgttcagtggaagtgtagaatgcttccaccgtcataaattttaaaataataataacaataatttagttctgaaatatacatttcaggtcaagtaaccattaagcttttggatttcgaaggcaagttcacgtctgccgcccccaaagtaaGCTCACACTATCGCAGACTATTGAGGTAAAATTAATTTAGTTGACTGAAAAATACCGCAATTAGTGAAACTTGCTTGCAAGTTCTCGCAGTCTAAATGGGGCTTAAGATAGTAAGTACACAGCCTAATACACTAAACTTAGAAATTTGGAATTTGACGGACATTTTCAAGGATTATAgaagaaatttccaaaattctTACGGGATCTTATAATTCTTCAATTAATGATAACCTATATTTTATATCCCGTGtatacataaggccttatttttcaaaacacagGCACTCATAAGACAAGGAAACATAAATTCAATTCGATCTTAAATGCCAGTAAGTAGTCTTTGTATTGGTATGCAGTGCACGCAATCAATACTGCTAAGTTTCAACGCACGCGCGCGTTGATGTCTTTCTTACCTGAACAGCAATTATATTTCATTGTGTTATACCTAATCAAAaaacatgtctgtcaacttacaGACTtgccaattattattttttttttgataatctaaccagtttattaataatattggaCATTTCAACAcgctttatatattttgttgtttccttgacaaaagaaaaaataagtgtgcaatagtttttgataatttaacgGACAATTATTTTATCTACGACACTACCCTGTGGCGCACACCTCTACCGTATTATCGTCACTGAAACCtcgtctaaaaataaaaataaaaactgtaagAATCGAGTTGTTTCGACGCCACGATTCTATGACCATTAACTGACAACGAAACGCAAGCGGTCTCTCAGCCTATGTCCAAACGTGGCTGACATTCAACCGCGGGGTCTCGGCCTACCGTAAGGCGACCCAGTGACACGGGTTCACGAGATCAAGATCATGCCGCGAAACGAACTTGACAGATGTTATACGTAATCTTGTTAAGTAGGTAAACGATGTCTCTACTATCCATCAAGcttatcctacttatattacaaatgcgaaagtttgtgtgtatgtgtgtatgtttgatactccttcacgctaaatacaaactagactagtgtatgtcattcaatacagaaatgtaaatgtttagatagtttaatgggggaatttcaatattcagacagcaattgacgttgttttgtttagatttagttaaatacatatctaAACCAACTATAGTAAGGTAAGGACTAACATTATATGCGAAAGTATGTCTATCTGTTTATTTTTCTCTATGATAGCTCTAGAAAGCTCTAtgataacttattttttatttcttttataaatcaaagtttgaaataaaaaattaagctaCCGCTACTTACACTCAGGTAGCGCCATATAtactgcatagagaaaaacAATTTAGAAAGATACGTGTCATAGACTATTGCTGTCATGTCGTTACCTGGACACGTTTGTTTACATGTTTTGCTTGTCACTTGAAAATATATTGTGATGAACGAATTGCTCTATTTTGGCGACGTGGTGGCATTTTAGATAAGGTTCGTACAGTTAAAGCTCTGCTTCGGGCCACACCAGTTAGTTCCGGAGATTTGCCATATATGCTCATGTTCGGAAGAGACGTGAGAACAAGATTAGCTGCGAAGATTCGAGCGCCACCAGATCCTGTACCCCAACCCAGGCCAAAGGTCAGAGAGTTCACATTAGGAAGCCGCGTCCAGGCACGGAACTACTCCGTAACCGGTAAGAAGTGGGAGTTCGGTACAGTAAACCGTCGTATCGGAAACCTACATTATGAGATTGCCATTGACGATGGGCGCACCTGGATACGCCACCTTGACCAGCTACTCCCGGCTCCAGGAATTCCTGGGAATCACGGCGGAGGTGTGTCATAGACTATTGCTGTCATGTCGTTACCTGGACACGTTTGTTTACATGTTTTGCTTGTCACTTGAAAATATATTGTGATGAACGAATTGCTCTATTtcatttgataatttatttaacaatacgGATACATTGgtatttcaaataattaaaaattaatcttTTTCTTCGATAATTATTGGCTATAtatgttcataataatatactatgATAAGGCAATtccaggagttgtcaaataccgtactaGTTAATTATTCGTAAAACGCTCGTTTTATTCATGTGTTGTACAATCCAGCCCAGCCCGCGCGTCATTGATACTCCGCCGGAGTAGCGGCCCGTTTCCGCGCGACCAATGTCACTGCATTACGCAACGCCGCAGCCGACCACGGAACAGCTAAGGCAGTCCAAGAAATACGAAAATAAACGCCATgcgataataaaataaatgtcacaCACGGCATTAAAGGAGGATTGGAACTGTCTGAAAAATAGATACAAaagttttgtctttttttttaattgtaaactCAATTATTACAAATCAATGtcgatattttttgtatattacactactttttttaataccgtaaacctaaatttaaaaaaaaaaaaacctacgaacaaacacaaaataaaacctttttccTTTGTTCTTAGGTTAAAATAAATCAGTTAAGTGATTTGGGTTTATTTACTAACCAAATCATACTATAGAAGACTCACTAAAATATACTAACtactaaaataatcaaatagagcagtgtttttcaatctgtaGGTCGCGACCCCCCGGGGGGTCGCAGATGCCCCTTAAGGGGATCtcagtatctttaaaatactctcaccgttagtgtagga from Choristoneura fumiferana chromosome 7, NRCan_CFum_1, whole genome shotgun sequence encodes the following:
- the LOC141429354 gene encoding uncharacterized protein codes for the protein MRSIIATCFLLVTASGERVKRGGWQSSYADSYASAGSSYSSSSLQAPAIYAPSGWSQASAISAPISSGWQSSIASTPAISAPIPVSSGWSSVPAVSSISSALPSGWTQSNLAPISSGWSQSAPISAPISSSFSSPISSISSPISAPISSAGWSSPSISSSLPSSGWSQSVPISSYSPPVPEPILNYAPAISHSASPCGSYGCGHGHSAPIISNPAPIISHSAPIISNPAPIISHSEPIISHSEPLISQPASPCGSYGCGYGYSAPIVSHSAPIISHSHSYHSAPYHSAPRCGSYGCGKPSYATAKKIVHVQKAVTVPKVVHVTKWVSVPKVVAYRKPVSYGYSKGWSSGSKGWW